The genomic DNA TGCCTGCTGATGCCAACAAACCTGTTGTACGACTGCCACCCTTCGCTCAGGCTCAGGCCCCGGCCCCCATCATGcaagctccagctccagcttcagcttcAGCATCTCAGCCAACACAATCGGATGGTGCTGAGAAGGTTGGTCCGTCTGCGGAGTCGTCTATCAACGCTCTGCCCCAGCCACAAAcgcaccctctcccccaaagGCCTGCTTTCCAAGAAAACAAGCCCAATTCGATCCCAATGCATCAGCCCCGTCCCCAGAAGGCAGTTTCTATTGACAACATCGAGTCTCCTGTTCGACAGAACGCCAATGCGCCTGCCCCGTATCAGCAAGCTTTCCTTCACCAGGTCCCGCCCCAGATACCTAATGGCTTTCCCCCGGACGTCCACGCCCGCCACCCTTCCTACCAGTCTCAGCTCTCGGCTACACCATTGTCACAAATTCCAGAGCGTGCGATTCATGCTGCTCCGTTCCAGCCAAACACGTTTGGCCAGCCCGGCTATTATGCTCAGCCATATCCTGCGATGCAGCCACAACAGGGTTACTACTACCCACAAGGCTATCCGCCCGCCAATATGGCGCCCAATGCCAACGCACCTAGTTTTGTGCCAGCAGGCCCACCAGCTCCGCCCCCCATGAACTACGCTGCATCTGCTCAGAGTGATGTTCCCAATGCTCAGGCTCCTGGACAAGCACCGACCCCCCACCTGGTGACGCAGGAAGTCAATGGCACTGTTTATTATTTCAATGCCAACGACATTCCTTCTGTCCCCGGATATGCACCATTTCCTCCCGCTCAGCCGTTTGCTCCTGGCATGGTTCCTGGGCCTGACGCATATTATTACCAGCAGCCTGCCCCCGGAATGGTCTACTATCCTCAGTaggtaggaggaggagtggcaTTCACACCGGCTACCACAGGCCTTCTTGTTGGCACTGTCATAGTGCCCAACGCGGTGGAGGcaacaccgccaccacaGCAAATCGAAGTCCTGTAACGACCGGCAGGAGAGGCCAATGGCTGAAGGGAATAATTCTTTTCTGGACAGGAATAACGAGCCGACGCTTTACCAACTTCTTCTTTCTATCACGTCAGCTGTTTAACATGTTAGAAGTTGAACATCTTTTGCCGCCTTAATTACCTAGAAAATGTCGGCGGTCTATGCTATTCAGCTTTATCTTTTGAGTTTCTTTTTGTGTGGCATTGTTGCCCTGCTTGTTTTGCCCAAGTGTTTGTTACCTTTTACCTTGGACGGGCTTGCATTAGCTTTTCTTGTTTGGCTTGTTGTAGCTTTGATCTGGAATTGCGGATTCTCCTATGGGGGCTTCTTGAGCTTTTACTTTTCTGGCGAGCTACACAATCTTCTACGCTGCTTGGGCGATTGTTTGTACAAGGCGGTGGTCTGACTTTTTTGGTCGATTTCTAGTGGACGAGCTGGAAAAATCAACACGGAGGGAGGAATGGTAAagcgggatgggatggaaactgagtggaggaagatgagggcTTATGACATGGAAGATATCACGGTGATGCGGGGTATGGGTTAGGAGTTATCGACTTCGTGTGTGCGTATGGAAATGATATTAAACGAGGCGAGTGTTGGGAAACGAGGGGCCAAGATGGGTGGACAGATGTAGGATGGTAGTGGTTAttgaggacaaggagggaaaggagaagggaaAAGGTGCATTCGGCGCATCACAACATCCAACACATTTGCCCTTTTTTAACCACGGACATGTTAACCCGCTATCAGCTTAGTTGGAAGAAAGAACGGAACACGTTGTTTGTCGGTGGTGTGTTGATCCTTGGTTATTCTGCGCTGCTATTCACTGTGCTTTTCCGAgtgtgttttgttgtttgctgttgttgcttaAGGGACGTCGTGTGTTAGGGGCATTTTTGCAAGGCGTTTATAGGGAGTGAAAGGGGGCGGTTATCTGTCTTTGCATAGCGCTTTGCCTTTCTCTGTGACTTGGTCATTATGCTGTTGTGGTGCGGGAAAgataagaaaaagaagcaaatGTAGAACTCTTTTCTTTGTAATCATTACATTGGGTGGCTGGCGGTTTTTCGACTTGCGATGGGAACAAAAGTTGAGACTGGAGTTTGGATTTTGGTTGAAGTCTCTCATGAGCTGAGAGAGAAGACGACCAGCACGCTCATTATAATTCTGATTATATATAAACATTTTCTgcacttttttttctctttcacTTTTGGCAGATGTATATAACACTTGTTCAAGTGATGTTTTTGGTGCCAAACAACAGTGTTTTTCCACACTGCGTTGAGCACAGCCTCAGGAGCTCATTTCGTGCAAGTGAAGCAGTGAGGTGATCCCTGTTGTGCTGTGTTATGTTGCGTGGCATTTCATTCCATCCGGTCGATGACTCTTTTCACAAGCATATTTTTGGCAACTGTGGCCTTTTTGTGTGAAATTACCACGGtttcaagaagaagaaaaaataCGAAGTTGACACGGTGGTTGATGATTTTTGAGCGAGGCGCAgctgaggttggtgaagaagctgtGGTGCTATAAAAGCTCGGTGTGTGGCCTGCCCTCTGCAATTTCAGGGGGGGAGCATTTCCGAGTCCACTTTTTGTGACGACACTTTGTCACTTTGTCACTAATAGCACAACACACACTCccttttttttggcttgacGGTTCTTTGCACCTTGACAATTTACGCTcggttttttggggggggttttttttgttttttgtttttttaaCCAAAGACAAATTCTGGTTCAAATGGCTTCTAAGGCGAGCTCGAATTTGCCGTCGCCTCCTGGGGAGACTGCCAATGGCGGCAAcaggaggttggggatcACTGTGTTTTCGGGAGGTATGTTCAATTGTGGTTTTGAGTATTATGAAGAAAGGTCTTTGAGATTATGGTATCTTGTCAATGCCATCTCAGAGAGTAGCTGCCCCATAAGACTCGCTGTTTCCAAGGGGCGCGATGTATACATCTTACACATTTAGCTTGAGGTTCACTTACACATTCCCTAAAAAGCATTGCATAGACAGTTATACATATCAATCACCACTTACCACTGAGTTCGCACAACACTCGACCATCACTTACGACACCTACCTTGTACTATACTAACCCACCTCTCAggcacagcagccaacaatCTAGTCGACCTCTTCAACAGAATCGCCCgcccatcatcctcttccggCACCCagacccccacctcctcatccgccaGTAAGACTGGCTCCTCTGACGAAGTCAGCCGACAACGCCAGCTAAACTacatcatccccatctccgACAACGGCGGCTCATCCTCCGAACTCATCCGTTTTGTGGGAGGCCCCTCCGTAGGCGACATCCGCTCCCGCCTCGTCCGtctcatccccaccaccccctcaaacctcacctcctcctccaaagaaacctcctccctccgcaACCTGTTTGAACACCGCCTCTCGCCCGACCCCATCGCCGCGCGGGGTCAATGGGCCGATATCGTCGAGAGCCGCTCCCTACTATGGGCTTACATCCCCAACGAGAAAAAGGAGCTCATCCGTTCCGTGTTGAATATCCTGAATGCAGAAATCGTCAAGCGGGCAAGACCGCCGAATGTGTTCAACTTTGCCGGGGCGTCGGTGGGGAACATGTTCCTCACGGGAGCGAGGCTCTTGACGGGGAGTTTTGAGGCGGGGATTTACCTGCTGAGGATGATATGTgagattggggggtgggtgagggtgcTGCCGGCGGTGAACTCGAATCATACGCATCATATCAGTGCTGGGTGGGTTAacggggagatgggggagaggggggtgttgaccGGGCAGGTGGCTATTAGTCACCCTAGTGAGCCGACTAGCATTCCTGATGAGGGGTTGCCGCCGCATCAtatgggaggagggggggggatggggaggttgttggaggttgatgatgatgaggggaaTATGCCGGGCAGTTTGCCTGTTTTGCGGAGGCAGAATTTGAAGTTTagcaaagaagaggaggaggatttaCCGGGGGGACAGGGGACGAGGATCGAGAGGGTTTGGTATATCAATTTGTATGGGCATGAGATTATGCCAAAGGCTAAcccggaggtggtgagggagctgagggaggggaccgaggtggtggtgtatagTGTGGGGAGTTTGTACACGAGCATTGTGCCGAGTTTGATattgagggaggtgggggaggcgatTGAGAAGGTTGGGGGGATTAGGAAGAAGGTGTTGATTTTGAATAGCAAGTTGGACAGGGAGACGAGGGGGATGGATGCGAGTGGGTTTATCAAGGCGATTTGGAGGGCTTGTGTGGAGAGTCGGAGGCCGGAGGATGTGGAATTGTtggagtggaggagggtggtgacgcATTTGGTGTTTATTGATccggagatggtggaggagagggagatgaggaagCATATGCCACAGGTTGATGTGGAATTTCTGGAAAAGCTGGGGATTCACTGTGCTCCGGTTCAGGGGAGGGCAGTGGGAGAGGGTaaggcgaggatgatgaggtatgatgaggaggagttgagaGAGACGTTGGAGAGGATTCTCGATATGTGAGCTGTGAAAGAGGCCTCGCAATGGGCAAGTATTTTCTCAAGCGGTTATCTCTTTTGGAGGCACAACAGCCTGTAACGTGTACAGCGGTGTTTCTTCATGGAATAGATTAGAGCGTTGATGTTGTACAAAGGTGGTCTGAGATACATATATACATATAAATTACACAAACTACTCTGGCCAGGTCGTGTTGGTCTCGGAAAGTTACCTGACTATGATCGCGGGAGATGTGCATGCAGAAACGCCCAGGCTTGCCCTCCGCCTTGCTTTTACGTGGTGGGGGAAGGCCTCGTGGCATACCGCCAGGCCTTGACCGAGTCGGCATCAAATCAAATCCAGATGACTAAAACGCCTGAGAGGGGCAACACAGCATCTGCGCCTCTGGCTAGCTGTTCATGTTGCGGCAACCCAAATAAAACACGAATAAATAACAGGATCTGGAATTTCAGGACACCGAGATCGGAACATTCTTCCTGAATGATGTTCACTCGGTGGGAAATCAGTTTCGGCTGGTATATATCAGCCTCCTGTTTCTACCTCCAACAGCACTTGAGAATGGGAAATGGAAATCTTTtcacaaacaaaacagcTCGGTCTACGAGAGGAGATACGAATAGCCAGACCGTCCGGGGGATGCCCCACCGTCTGAAAGCGAGTTTCGGGTCAGATGATTGGTAACGGGAGCACAAGGCAGCTTGACTTGATATATACGACTCTGATGAGCTGTACACCGTCCTGCGCGGACCATGGGGCCTGTACCACTTACAGCCTGATCTCTTCATGCAGCCAGCATCCAGCCCGGTCTGGAATGCTTGAAACGTATGCGAGAAGTTAAGGGCGTGACAGAGGGGATCGGCCTCTCAGAGTAGGGATGCGAATTGGAGAAGGCATGGAAAAGGCAAGACGTCGTCGGCCCTTTAAAACAGGTCGACGTAATCCTTGCCGCCGCTCACCATCAGGTGGCCCCTTGCAAGACTTGCTCGAGCTGTCAGTGGCCAATAGAGGCTCGTGATCAGATGCAAAGTGCATTTCCAGTGCATCTCCAAAAAAGGTGCGTGGTAGGCTCCGAGTCGATCTGACGGGATGGGAAAGTGGGGAGCTTGACGTGCTGCATGGGACTGGGGCGTTTTTCCGCTTGGCTGGGGCGGGTCCTGATTTGCCCCACCTAGGCCGCCCAGCACAGCAACCAACGCAACTCCACGTGAGGGGTCAGCTCCCACGGTGCCGCCCAGATAGGCTTTCGAGGTTCCATTTTCCTTATCGCGCTCTAACAATGCTGCGGTATCGCGGGGATAACTCCCATGGGCCCATTCTGACCCCCATTTGACATGGACCGGACCGTGTTTGCCTGCTTTCCGAGTGCGTCAACAAAGTGTCGTCCTGTCCCCACAGAACTGCATGAGATATAAGAGCCATCATCCCGACACTCGCGccccgtcatcgtcgtcatcaccgccatccgccagccagcagcctcCACCCCTCAATCATCAACCAGCACATTCGACAGCCTTCTCAGATAGCTGACATATCGAAGTGGAATTATTCAATCTAATCCAAGGCAAGTGGTAACAGCCTTGAGTGGCTCCCATACCCGCGCCCAGATCACTCCACAAAGAGCCAACAGCCTGTCCCAGACAAAGAAGGGTGACGACAAGACGGCCACCTGACAAACAATTGGTTTGACCGGACTACCATTGTGGGTTTGGTCTGCGCAGAACATAGGCAGCCCCAAAGGACGAGTCCCAGAGCCGTCAGATCACTCTGCTGTAAATACCGGCATGTTGTTAGCGGGCACGGTCTCTTGATGCACCCCAGTGTTTGGGCCAACCTTATCCATAAATAACACAGGAGAAGTATCGCTGACCGCCTCCTGTTAGTCGTCCCGAAGGTCTCGCCCATTTGACCGCCCAAGCGCCAGCTGTTCGCCTCTTTACGACGGCCGTTTGCCTCCTGGAATTACGAGGCGCCCCATCTGCCTAGATAGCTAGCCTACCAACCACCAGGTACTTCATACCTACCTTTGTTgggcaacaccaccccctccgtccAATCCCCCCCAGCTTTCACTTGACTTCCTTACCTTACTGCCTGAGGCCCGTCTGTCTGTGGTCATTGCGTCGCTCCCCTCCAAAGCTTCCGACCGACCATCCCATTTtgtccccatctcccccccttccttccttccttccatcCATCCTCGCAAGGGCATCCAGCTCTTTCAATCACCGGCCTCGACTTTCAACACTCAGTCCCCGCCGCTTACAATTGTACACCACAGCATACAAGTAATCCCCGATCTTCCGGACCGATACCTCCCAGTTGGACATCCAGTCCTGCCTCCCCAGACTTTGTCCGCTACAATCGGATCATAAAGGGAGGGCAATCATTACGACACCTGTCTTGCTCACGAGCAGCATTTTAGGTCGTGAGTCGCTCCCGCTCTTTGGCTTTTGACACATGCAACCAATACCCCCGCCTCACGTCCAGTCAGCATGTGGTCTGTGCCGCTGGGACAGCCTCTCCGCTCTTTCTCTCACCTGCCCATCATCTCGACcatcaacaccgccatcCACAACATTGCTGTTTCTTCAAAAGCATCAGTTTTCATCGCTTGCTAACTGATATCTGCCC from Podospora pseudoanserina strain CBS 124.78 chromosome 2, whole genome shotgun sequence includes the following:
- a CDS encoding hypothetical protein (COG:S; EggNog:ENOG503NXK8) encodes the protein MASKASSNLPSPPGETANGGNRRLGITVFSGGTAANNLVDLFNRIARPSSSSGTQTPTSSSASKTGSSDEVSRQRQLNYIIPISDNGGSSSELIRFVGGPSVGDIRSRLVRLIPTTPSNLTSSSKETSSLRNLFEHRLSPDPIAARGQWADIVESRSLLWAYIPNEKKELIRSVLNILNAEIVKRARPPNVFNFAGASVGNMFLTGARLLTGSFEAGIYLLRMICEIGGWVRVLPAVNSNHTHHISAGWVNGEMGERGVLTGQVAISHPSEPTSIPDEGLPPHHMGGGGGMGRLLEVDDDEGNMPGSLPVLRRQNLKFSKEEEEDLPGGQGTRIERVWYINLYGHEIMPKANPEVVRELREGTEVVVYSVGSLYTSIVPSLILREVGEAIEKVGGIRKKVLILNSKLDRETRGMDASGFIKAIWRACVESRRPEDVELLEWRRVVTHLVFIDPEMVEEREMRKHMPQVDVEFLEKLGIHCAPVQGRAVGEGKARMMRYDEEELRETLERILDM